Genomic window ([Empedobacter] haloabium):
CAGGCCCTGCCTCGCCTGCGGCCGCCATCGCGCGTCGTCATTGCCGCGCCGTCTTACGCGGAGCACGCCCATCACTGGGCGCTGCACGGCCATGCAGCCAGACAGGTACCCTACGCGGAGCTGGCTGACGCGGTGGACGGCTGCGAAGTCATGGTGGTCTGCAACCCGAACAATCCGACGGGTGCGGCCGTCCCGCGCGCACAACTGCTGGACTGGGCGGACAGGCTGGCACGGCGCGGCGGCTGGCTCGTGGTCGACGAGGCGTTCGCCGACACCGACGGCGCGCACAGCGTGGCCGACCGCGCCGGGCACGCTGGCCTGATCGTGCTGCGCTCCGTCGGCAAGTTCTTCGGGCTGGCCGGCGTGCGGCTCGGCTTTGTCGCGGCGCGGCCCGACCTGCTGGCCGCGCTGGACGAGCTGCTGGGCCCCTGGCAGGTCAGCGGCCCAGCGCAGCAGGTGGGCAAGGCGGCGCTGCTGGACCAGGCCTGGCAACGCGCGACGCGCGCAACGCTGCAGCGGTCGGGCCAGCGCCTGCACGATCTGCTGGCGGCGCACGGCATCGAAGGATCGGGCACCGCGCTGTTCCAATGGTGGCCGGAAGCGCGGCCGGAGCAGTTGCACGACCACATGGCGCGACGTGGCATCTGGGTGCGGCTGTTCCGCACCGGGCCGCGCGGCATTCGCCTCGGCCTGCCGCCCGACGAGGCGGCATGGACGCGGCTGGCGACCGCATTGAACGAATGGACAAGGGAGTCGAAATGAACAAGCTGATTCTGGCCGGGCTGCTGGCGCCGCTGGTCGCCCAGGCCGCGATTACCGTACGCGACGACGATGGCCAGCTGGTGACGCTGGCCAGGCCCGCGCAACGCGTGATCTCGATGGCGCCGCACGTCACGGAACTGCTGTTCGCGGCCGGCGGCGGCGAGCGCATCGTCGGCGCCGTCGATTTCAGCGACTATCCGGAAGCGGCCAAGGCGATCCCGCGCGTGGGCAGCAACCGCGAGGTCGACCTGGAGCGCATCATCGCGCTGAAACCGGACCTGATTGTGGTCTGGCGCCACGGCAGCTCGGAGCGGCAGATCGACATGCTGCGCAAGCTGAACGTGCCGCTGTACCACAGCGAGCCGAAGAAGCTGGACGCCATCGCCGACAACGTCGCCAACATGGGCAAGCTGCTGGGCACCGAAAAGACGGCGGACGCGACGGCGCAGGACCTGCGCCGCCAACTGACCGCCCTGCGCGCGCGCTATGCAGGCCGCCCGCCGGTACGCACGTTCTACCAGGTATGGGACAAGCCGCTGTACACGCTGAACGGCGCGCACATCGTCAGCGATGCGCTGAAGGTGTGCGGCGGTGAGAACATCTTCGCCAGCCAGAAGGTGACCGCGCCCGTCGTCAGCATCGAGGCGGTGCTGCAGGCCGATCCGGAAGCGGTGTTCAGCACCGCCGAGAAGGAACAGGGCGGTGCCGGCATGTGGCGGCAGTATCCGAACATGAAGGCGACGCGCCAGGGCAACCTGTTCACCATCGACGGCCACCTCGTCAATCGGGCGGGGCCGCGCATGGTGCAGGGAACCGTGTCGCTGTGCGAAGCGCTGGAGACGGCGCGGCAGCGCCGGAAACACTGAGATGCGCTTCCCCTACTCCACCCTGATGGTGCAGGGCACCACGTCCGACGCGGGCAAGAGCACGGTGGTCGCCGCCCTGTGCCGGCTGCTGAAACGGCAAGGCGTCGCGGTGGCGCCGTTCAAGCCGCAGAACATGGCGCTGAACAGCGCCGTCACCGCCGACGGCGGCGAGATCGGCCGTGCTCAGGCGCTGCAGGCCATCGCCGCCGGCCTGGCGCCCCATACCGACATGAATCCGGTGCTGCTGAAACCTTCCAGCGACACCGGCGCGCAGGTCATCATCCATGGCAAGGTGCGCGCCGAGATGAACGCGCGCGACTATCACCAGTACAAGACCGTCGCGATGGCCGCCGTGCTGGAGTCGCATGCGCGGCTGCTGCGCCAGTACGAGACGGTGATCGTGGAAGGCGCCGGCAGCCCGGCCGAGATCAACCTGCGCGAGCGCGACATCGCCAACATGGGCTTTGCCGAGGCGGTCGATTGTCCCGTCGTGCTGGTGGCGGACATCGACCGCGGCGGCGTCTTCGCCCACATCGTCGGCACGCTGGCCTGCCTGTCGGACAGCGAACGGCAGCGCATCGTCGGCTTCGTCATCAACCGCTTCCGCGGCGACATCAAGCTGCTGGAGCCCGGCCTGGAATGGCTGGAACAGCAGACGGGCAAGCCCGTGCTGGCCGTGCTGCCCTATCTGCATGGCCTGTTCCTGGACGCCGAGGACGCGGTGCAGGCCGTGCAGGCCGAGCGCGGGGCATTCCGCGTGGTCGTCCCCAGCACGCCGAGGATGAGCAACCACACGGACTTCGACGCGCTGCGGGCCCACCCGGACGTCGACCTGCGCTTTGTCCGCGCGGGCGAGCCGGTGCCGCCGGCGGACCTGATCGTCCTCCCCGGCAGCAAGAACACGCGCGGCGACCTGGCGTGGCTGGCTGCCCAGGGCTGGCCGGAACGGATCGCACGTCACCTGCGCTATGGCGGCAAGGTGATCGGCATCTGCGGCGGCTTCCAGATGCTGGGGCTCGCGGTGCGCGATCCGTACGGCGTGGAGGGCGCGGCCGGCGAGTCGGCCGGCCTGGGCCTGCTGGACATGGTGACGACGCTGACGCGCGACAAGCGGCTGGAACAGGTCAGCGGCCATTGCGCGTTCGCCGACGCCAGCGTGGCCGGCTACGAGATCCACATGGGCGTCTCGACGGGCGATGCGCTGGATCGTCCCGTCTTCCATATCGGCGGACGCCCGGAAGGGGCCCGCTCGTTCGACGACCAGGTAATGGGTACTTACCTGCATGGCCTGTTCGACACGCCTCAGGCCTGCCAGGCCTTGCTGCGCTGGGCGGGCCTGGACTCGGACCAGACCGTCGACACGGCCGCACTGCGCGAGGCCAGCCTGGAGCGTCTGGCCGATGCGACGGTGCCTTTGATGGAGCGCCTGCTCTCGCTGAAGTAGCGTCGGCGCCAAGGCCGGCTTCCTGTTTTGCCGGTTTATGCAACAATCGGGCGGTTGCCTCCCGCCCGATTGTTGCCTTGCCAATGTCCAGTCCTGACACCGTCAAACGCTATCTGCCCTGGGTCGTCGCGACGGCCCTCTTCATGGAGCAGCTCGACTCCACCATCGTCAACACCGCCATCCCGAGCATGGCCATCAGCCTGATGGTCACGCCACTGAGTCTGAAGGCCGTGGTCACCAGCTATATCCTCAGCCTGGCCGTCGCCATTCCCGTCAGCGGCTGGATGGCCGACCGCTACGGCACCCGGCGCGTGTTCATGACCGCCATCGGCATCTTCACCGTCGCCTCCGTGCTGTGCGGCCTGTCCGTCAATTCGCCGATGCTGGTCGCGGCCCGGTTGCTGCAAGGGTTCGGCGCGGCGATGATGATGCCGGTGGGCCGGCTGACGATCGTGCGCACGTTTCCGAAGGCGGAGCTGCTGACGGCAATGAACTTCGTGATCATCCCGGCCTTGATCGGGCCTTTGCTGGGACCGACGGTCGGCGGCCTGATCGTGCACTGGCTGTCGTGGCGCGAGATCTTCTTCATCAACGTGCCCGTGGGCCTGGCCGCGATCTGGCTGGCGCACCGCCATATGCCGGACTACCACGGCGACGGGCCCCGCCCTCTGGACGTGATGGGATTGATACTGTTCGGTACCGGCGTCGCGTTGTTGTCATGGCTGCTGGAAGTCTTCGGCGAGCACAAGCTGGATGTGACGTCGGCAGCGGTGCTGTTCTTCATCGCCGGCAGCCTGCTGGCGGCCTATGCCTGGCATGCCGGCCGTGAGGAACATCCGCTGCTGCGCCTGTCGCTGTTCCGCATCCGCACCTTTCGCATTTCCGTGCTGGGCGGCTTCTTCACTCGCCTGGGTGTGGGTGGCCTGCCGTTCCTGCTGCCGCTGCTGTACCAGGTCGGCATGGGCCTGCCGGCGTGGCAATCCGGCCTCCTGATGATGCCGGCCGCGGCGGCCGCGATGGGCATGAAGTTCATTTCGGTGCGGCTGTTGAAGCGTTTCGGTTACCGCCAGGTGCTGGTCGTGAATACGGTACTGATCGGCGTGACGATCGCCATGTTCTCGTTTGTGCAGCTGGGCACGCCGATTTACGCCATCGTCGCCATCAGCCTGTGCCAGGGCTTTTTCAACTCACTGCAGTTCTCCAGCATGAACAGCATCGCCTATGCCGACGTGGAGCAGCGCGATTCCAGCATGGCCAGCACGATGGCCAGCTCGATGCAGCAGCTGTCGATGAGCTTCGGTCTGGCTTGTGGTTCCCTGATCACCGGCTGGTACCTGGGCGACCTGCCGCAGACGGACCGGGTGGTCCTGACGAGCGCCCTGCACCAGGCGTTTCTGACGCTGGCCGGGCTGACGATCGTATCGTCGCTGACGTTCTGGACGCTGAAACGGGAAGACGGCGCCAGCATCAGCCAGGGCAGCCCGGCACCGACGACGCCGGCCGCGACGACCGAGAGAAAGTTTCCTTAACTGCGCGGCACTGCATCCGCCGATGCAAAGCAAAAAGCCCCCGTCAGTCTGAACGCGATCTCGAGCGCGTTCAGACTGACGGGGGCTTTTCTAATTACTAGTCTGACGATAACCTACTTTCACACTGGTTGCAGCACTATCATCGGCGCAAAGTCGTTTCACGGTCCTGTTCGGGATGGGAAGGGGTGGGACCGACTTGCTATGGTCATCAGACTTGACCTGTTGGCTCGCGCGAGGCGCGGTGCCAGAATCTGGTTTGGTGTACGAAGTCCTGAATGAAAAAGCCCGCTGTGCTCACACAGCGGGCCTTCTCGGAATAACAGCCTGACGATAACCTACTTTCACACTGGTTGCAGCACTATCATCGGCGCAAAGTCGTTTCACGGTCCTGTTCGGGATGGGAAGGGGTGGGACCGACTTGCTATGGTCATCAGGCATGACTTGTACGTAGTCTCGTTCCCTATTGGGCAACGAGGCTACTAATCTGGAAGAAGTAAGTTGGGTATTACTGGTAAAACTCAAACACAGGCAAATGCTCTGTAACCGTCAAGGTTATAGGGACAAGCCGTACGGGCAATTAGTATCAGTTAGCTTAATGCATTACTGCACTTCCACACCTGACCTATCAACGTCCTGGTCTCGAACGACCCTTCAAGGAGCTCAAGGCTCCGGGAAATCTCATCTTAAGGCAAGTTTCCCGCTTAGATGCTTTCAGCGGTTATCTCTTCCGAACTTAGCTACCCGGCAATGCCACTGGCGTGACAACCGGTACACCAGAGGTTCGTCCACTCCGGTCCTCTCGTACTAGGAGCAGCCCCCTTCAAATTTCCAACGCCCACGGCAGATAGGGACCAAACTGTCTCACGACGTTTTAAACCCAGCTCACGTACCACTTTAAATGGCGAACAGCCATACCCTTGGGACCGGCTACAGCCCCAGGATGTGATGAGCCGACATCGAGGTGCCAAACTCCCCCGTCGATATGAACTCTTGGGAGGAATCAGCCTGTTATCCCCAGAGTACCTTTTATCCGTTGAGCGATGGCCCTTCCATACAGAACCACCGGATCACTATGTCCTACTTTCGTACCTGCTCGACTTGTCGGTCTCGCAGTTAAGCACGCTTATGCCATTGCACTATTAGCACGATGTCCGACCGTACCTAGCGTACCTTCGAACTCCTCCGTTACACTTTAGGAGGAGACCGCCCCAGTCAAACTGCCTACCATGCACTGTCCCCGACCCGGATCACGGGCCAAGGTTAGAACCTCAAACAAACCAGGGTGGTATTTCAAGGTTGGCTCCACGAGAACTGGCGTCCCCGCTTCAAAGCCTCCCACCTATCCTACACAGATTGGTTCAAAGTCCAATGCAAAGCTACAGTAAAGGTTCATGGGGTCTTTCCGTCTAGCCGCGGGTAGATTGCATCATCACAAACACTTCAACTTCGCTGAGTCTCGGGAGGAGACAGTGTGGCCATCGTTACGCCATTCGTGCAGGTCGGAACTTACCCGACAAGGAATTTCGCTACCTTAGGACCGTTATAGTTACGGCCGCCGTTTACTGGGACTTCAATCAAGAGCTTGCACCCCATCATTTAATCTTCCAGCACCGGGCAGGCGTCACACCCTATACGTCCACTTTCGTGTTTGCAGAGTGCTGTGTTTTTATTAAACAGTCGCAGCCACCAGTTTATTGCAACCCTTTCACCCTTCTGCAGTAAAGCAGTCAAGCTACCGGGGCGTACCTTTTCCCGAAGTTACGGTACCAATTTGCCGAGTTCCTTCTCCCGAGTTCTCTCAAGCGCCTTAGAATACTCATCTCGCCCACCTGTGTCGGTTTGCGGTACGGTCTCGTATGACTGAAGCTTAGAGGCTTTTCTTGGAACCACTTCCGATTGCTTCGCGAACAAGTTCGCTCGTCCCGATCCCTTGGATTACGTACCCGGATTTGCCTAAGTACCTCCTATGAACCAGAAACTGACTATTCCAACAGTCAGACAACCTTCCGCGATCCGTCCCCCCATCGCATCATACGACGGTGCAGGAATATTAACCTGCTTCCCATCAGCTACGCATCTCTGCCTCGCCTTAGGGGCCGACTCACCCTGCTCCGATGAACGTTGAACAGGAAACCTTGGGCTTACGGCGTGCGGGCTTTTCACCCGCATTATCGCTACTCATGTCAGCATTCGCACTTCTGATACCTCCAGCATCCTTTACAAGACACCTTCGCAGGCTTACAGAACGCTCTCCTACCATATCCTTACGGATATCCGCAGCTTCGGTGACTGGCTTAGCCCCGTTACATCTTCCGCGCAGGACGACTCGATCAGTGAGCTATTACGCTTTCTTTAAATGATGGCTGCTTCTAAGCCAACATCCTGACTGTTTTAGCCTTCCCACTTCGTTTTCCACTTAGCCAATCTTTGGGACCTTAGCTGGCGGTCTGGGTTGTTTCCCTCTTGACGCCGGACGTTAGCACCCGACGTCTGTCTCCCAAGCTCGCACTCATCGGTATTCGGAGTTTGCAATGGTTTGGTAAGTCGCGATGACCCCCTAGCCATAACAGTGCTCTACCCCCGATGGTGATACTTGAGGCACTACCTAAATAGTTTTCGGAGAGAACCAGCTATTTCCAAGTTTGTTTAGCCTTTCACCCCTACCCACAGCTCATCCCCTAATTTTTCAACATTAGTGGGTTCGGTCCTCCAGTGCGTGTTACCGCACCTTCAACCTGGCCATGGGTAGATCACTTGGTTTCGGGTCTACACCCAGCAACTAGCGCCCTGTTCGGACTCGATTTCTCTACGGCTCCCCTATATGGTTAACCTCGCTACTGAATGTAAGTCGCTGACCCATTATACAAAAGGTACGCCGTCACGGAACAAGTCCGCTCCGACTGTTTGTATGCACACGGTTTCAGGATCTATTTCACTCCCCTCCCGGGGTTCTTTTCGCCTTTCCCTCACGGTACTGGTTCACTATCGGTCGATTACGAGTATTTAGCCTTGGAGGATGGTCCCCCCATCTTCAGACAGGATTTCTCGTGTCCCGCCCTACTTGTCGTACGCTTAGTACCACCGGTCTGATTTCGTGTACGGGGCTATCACCCGCTATGGCACCTATTTCCAGAGGCTTCCACTATCAGTCCGACTATCACGTACAGGCTCTTCCCATTTCGCTCGCCACTACTTTGGGAATCTCGGTTGATTTATTTTCCTGCAGCTACTTAGATGTTTCAGTTCGCCGCGTTCGCCTCACACACCTATGTATTCAGTGAGTGATACCCTAAAAGGGTGGGTTTCCCCATTCGGAAATCTACGGATCAAAGCTCGTTTGTCAGCTCCCCGTAGCTTATCGCAGACTACTACGTCCTTCATCGCCTGTAATCGCCAAGGCATCCGCCATGTGCACTTATTCACTTGTCCCTATAACCTTGACGGCTATCGGTTCAAGCATTTACTACTGTGTTTGATGAGTTTTTGTATGCGTTCTTTCGAACACTACCCTAAGTGTGTGATTTCTCACACGCTTAATAAAACTTTACTTCTTCCAGATTGTTAAAGAGCGAAACAGCAGTAGTCTCTAAAAGACTAAACATAAAAGTGAACTCGTCACGCTTACGTTTAAACTTTATGGTGGAGGATGACGGGATCGAACCGACGACCCCCTGCTTGCAAAGCAGGTGCTCTCCCAGCTGAGCTAATCCCCCTGGGCGCGATACTTGGTGGGTCTGGTTGGGCTCGAACCAACGACCCCCGCGTTATCAACACGGTGCTCTAACCAGCTGAGCTACAGACCCGCGTTCATACTGCGGTGCTACTGTTTCTTCTTCATTCGACAGTCGATAAGTGTGAGCGTTTGATGCACGATCTTGCGATCCGTGCCACTCTAGAAAGGAGGTGATCCAGCCGCACCTTCCGATACGGCTACCTTGTTACGACTTCACCCCAGTCACGAATCCTACCGTGGTAAGCGCCCTCCTTACGGTTAAGCTACCTACTTCTGGTAAAACCCGCTCCCATGGTGTGACGGGCGGTGTGTACAAGACCCGGGAACGTATTCACCGCGACATGCTGATCCGCGATTACTAGCGATTCCAACTTCATGCAGTCGAGTTGCAGACTACAATCCGGACTACGATACACTTTCTGGGATTAGCTCCCCCTCGCGGGTTGGCGGCCCTCTGTATGTACCATTGTATGACGTGTGAAGCCCTACCCATAAGGGCCATGAGGACTTGACGTCATCCCCACCTTCCTCCGGTTTGTCACCGGCAGTCTCATTAGAGTGCCCTTTCGTAGCAACTAATGACAAGGGTTGCGCTCGTTGCGGGACTTAACCCAACATCTCACGACACGAGCTGACGACAGCCATGCAGCACCTGTGTGCAGGTTCTCTTTCGAGCACTCCCCGATCTCTCAGGGATTCCTGCCATGTCAAGGGTAGGTAAGGTTTTTCGCGTTGCATCGAATTAATCCACATCATCCACCGCTTGTGCGGGTCCCCGTCAATTCCTTTGAGTTTTAATCTTGCGACCGTACTCCCCAGGCGGTCTACTTCACGCGTTAGCTGCGTTACCAAGTCAATTAAGACCCGACAACTAGTAGACATCGTTTAGGGCGTGGACTACCAGGGTATCTAATCCTGTTTGCTCCCCACGCTTTCGTGCATGAGCGTCAATCTTAGCCCAGGGGGCTGCCTTCGCCATCGGTGTTCCTCCACATCTCTACGCATTTCACTGCTACACGTGGAATTCTACCCCCCTCTGCCAGATTCCAGCCTTGCAGTCTCCATCGCCATTCCCAGGTTAAGCCCGGGGATTTCACGACAGACTTACAAAACCGCCTGCGCACGCTTTACGCCCAGTAATTCCGATTAACGCTTGCACCCTACGTATTACCGCGGCTGCTGGCACGTAGTTAGCCGGTGCTTATTCTTCAGGTACCGTCATTAGCCGTGGATATTAGCCACGACCGTTTCTTCCCTGACAAAAGAGCTTTACAACCCGAAGGCCTTCTTCACTCACGCGGCATTGCTGGATCAGGCTTGCGCCCATTGTCCAAAATTCCCCACTGCTGCCTCCCGTAGGAGTCTGGGCCGTGTCTCAGTCCCAGTGTGGCTGGTCGTCCTCTCAGACCAGCTACTGATCGTCGCCTTGGTGAGCCTTTACCTCACCAACTAGCTAATCAGATATCGGCCGCTCCAGGAGCACAAGGCCTTGCGGTCCCCTGCTTTCATCCTTAGATCGTATGCGGTATTAGCGTAACTTTCGCTACGTTATCCCCCACTCTTGGGCACGTTCCGATATATTACTCACCCGTTCGCCACTCGTCAGCGGAGCAAGCTCCCTGTTACCGTTCGACTTGCATGTGTAAAGCATGCCGCCAGCGTTCAATCTGAGCCAGGATCAAACTCTTCAGTTCAATCTCTGTTTTATGTCATTGCTGACATGGTCACTCTCAAGATACTGACGTTCCTCTTGCGAGGTCACGTTTAATTTCTTGCGAGCGTTTGATGCTATATATTTTGAGTATCGGAGCCGAAGCCCCGGGCACACTCACATCAAACGCCCACACTTATCGACTGTTGATTGTTAAAGAATTCTGCCCTTGAAGGCTTGCTGCGATCCGGTCAAACCCGGCGACAAAGCGTTGTGTTTGTCAGCAGCAGAGAAGCGAGAGTATGCGGTGTTTCGTGCGTTTCGTCAAGCTTCTCTTTTCATCACATCGTTGCGTCTGTGTCATTTTCATGACAGCGCATTCGCTGCGAGGGACAGAACTATATCAAAGCCCCTCGAACTTTGGCAAGCGCTTTTCGAGGAAGGCCGACATCCCCTCGCGCTGGGCCGGCGTGCCGAACGCGGCATGGAACAGGCGGCGCTCGTAGTTCACCCCTTCCGTCAGCGTCGTCTCGAAGGCGCGGTTGACGGCATCCTTGATCATCATCGCCACCGACAGCGGCATCGCGGCAATGGTATTGGCCGCTTCCAGCGCCTGCGCCAGCAGCTGGTCGGCCGGCACGACGCGCGAGACGATGCCGATGCGCTCGGCCTCGGCCGCGTCGATCGTGCGCGCCGTCAGCAGCAGGTCCATCGCCTTCGACTTGCCGATCGTGCGCGGCAGGCGCTGCGTCGCACCGGCGCCGGGCGTGACACCGATCTTGATTTCCGGCTGGCCGAACTTGGCCGTATCCGCCGCGATCAGGAAGTCGCACATCATCGCCAGCTCGCAGCCGCCGCCCAGCGCATAGCCCGCCACCGCGCCGATGACCGGCTTGCGCACCTTCAGGATGTGCTCCCAATTGCGCGTGATGTAGTTGTCGCGGTAGGTGTCCTGGTACGTGTAGTCCTTCATCGCGACGATGTCTGCGCCGGCCGCGAACGCCTTCTCGCTGCCAGTCAGGATGATGCAGCCGATCTGCGGGTCCTTGTCGAAGGCGGCCAGGGCTTCGCCCAGCTCGTTCATCATGTTGTCGTTCAGCGCGTTCAGCGCTTTCGGACGGTTCAGGCGGATCACGGCCACCTTGCCCTGCACTTCGACGATCAGATCTTCATATTGCATGCGTGTCTCCCTGGTTGGAACCCGGCCCGGGCTCGGTATCGAATAGTCCACGGATTGTAGCCTCACTCTCCGCCCCGCGGCCATGCCTCGGCGGAGGTGCAAGCGTGCGCCTTGCGCGAGGCGGGCGTCCTACACTGCTCCTTGCCTGAATAACAATGCCAGGGAGTCCGCCATGTTCAAGAGTATTCTGTTGCCCACCGACGGCTCGGAGCTGTCGGATAAAGCCACCGCCATCGCCGTCGAATTCGCCCGGGTGCACGGCGCCCGCATCGTCGGCATCACGGTCATCCAGCCATTCCCTTTCGCGCCGATGACCGATGGCGCCATCATTCCGGATGCCGAGGTGTTCGAGACCCAGTCCAACGTGGCGGCGCGCAAGAACGTGGACCGCATTGCCGCCGCCGCGGCCGCCGCCGGCATTCCGTTCGAGGGGATCGTCGCCAACTCGCACAATCCCTACCAGGAGATCGTCGCGGCCGCCGAGAAGCACAACTGCGACATCATCCTGATGGCCTCGCACGGCCGCAAGGGGCTGAACAAGCTGTTCCTCGGCAGCGAGACGCAGAAGGTGCTGGCGCACACCCAGCTGCCCGTGCTGGTGCTGCGTTGATTAGGGCGTAACCTTCGGCAGCAGCACCCACACCTGGCCGCTCTGCTTCATGCGGCCGGCGTTTTCGGCAGCCTCCGGCCCGAAGCCGAAGAAAAAGTCGATTCGGATGGCGCCGCGGATGGCGCCACCCGTGTCCTGCGCCATCACCAGGCGCTGCAGCGGGATGTCGCTGGCGGCCTGGGTCGTGTTCAGGAACATCGGCACGCCCAGCGGGATCTGGGTGGCATCCACCGCCACCGAGCGTTGCGGCGTCAGCGGCACGCCCAGCGATCCTTTCGGCCCGACATTCGGGTCGGGCAGCTTTTCCTCGCGGAAGAACACATAGCTGGGATTCGTATTGAACAGTTCCTGGCGGCGCGTCGGGTGGCCGGCAATCCAAGCCTTGATGCCCTGCGCCGTGGCCTGCTCCGGTGTCAGCTCGCCCTGCTCCACCAGCCACTTGCCGATCGATTTATAGGGATGGCCGTTCTGGTCCGCGTACGCGACCCGCACCGTCTCGCCCGTATCGAGCTGCACGCGGCCGGAGCCCTGCACTTCCAGGAAGAAGGCCTCGACGGGATCGTCCACCCACAGCAGCTCCTTGCCGGCGAAGCCCGGGCTGGCGATTTCGGCCCGGCTGGCGTATGGCACCACCTTGTTGCCCTGCAGCCGGCCGCGCAGGCGCTTGCCCTTCAAGTCCGGGTAGACGCTGGTCAGGTCGATCGTCAGCAGGTCGGCCGGCGCTTTATACAGCGGCGTCTGGTAGGCGCCGGCCTGCCTGCGCGAGCCGCGCAGCTGCGCTTCGTAGTAACCCGTCACGAGGCCGCTGTCGCTGCCGTCCGGCGCGATCACGCGCTGCGGCTGCAGGAACGACTCGAAGAACAGGCGGATGGCCGCGTCGCTGCTCTTGTCCACCGTGCGCGCGATCGAGCAGGGTTCCTTCCACTCGGCACGCTTGCCCAGCACACTGCACGAGGACAGGAACGCGGGCCAGGCCGCGCGCAGGTCATCGCGCGACCAGCCCGGCAGGTCGGCGAACGTGCCCGGCACGAAGCTGATCTTGCCAGGCACTTCCGGCTGAGGCACCGGTGGCGTAACGGGTGCCGGCTCGGGTTGCGGCACCGGTTGCGGGACTGGCACCGGCGCGGGCGTCGGCTGCGTCGCGCAACCGGCCAGCAGCGCGGCAATGGCGGCAACGACGGCCAACGGACGAGCGGAACGCGTTAGACTTGGGCGAACGATCAACATGGAGGCAATATGTGGTATCTGGTGTTGGAAGCATTGGTGGCGCTGTTCCTGCTCGTCTTCATCGTCTGGTGGACGATGCCGCGCAAGAAAAAGGCGCCGCCGGCCCGGCGGCCGGATCAGCCTGAATGATAGGACAACGGCGCGCGAACGCCAGGATCAATGCAGGGTGCGTGGCAGCGACAGCACGAATTCGGGGATCT
Coding sequences:
- a CDS encoding murein transglycosylase A, whose amino-acid sequence is MAVVAAIAALLAGCATQPTPAPVPVPQPVPQPEPAPVTPPVPQPEVPGKISFVPGTFADLPGWSRDDLRAAWPAFLSSCSVLGKRAEWKEPCSIARTVDKSSDAAIRLFFESFLQPQRVIAPDGSDSGLVTGYYEAQLRGSRRQAGAYQTPLYKAPADLLTIDLTSVYPDLKGKRLRGRLQGNKVVPYASRAEIASPGFAGKELLWVDDPVEAFFLEVQGSGRVQLDTGETVRVAYADQNGHPYKSIGKWLVEQGELTPEQATAQGIKAWIAGHPTRRQELFNTNPSYVFFREEKLPDPNVGPKGSLGVPLTPQRSVAVDATQIPLGVPMFLNTTQAASDIPLQRLVMAQDTGGAIRGAIRIDFFFGFGPEAAENAGRMKQSGQVWVLLPKVTP
- a CDS encoding cobyric acid synthase produces the protein MRFPYSTLMVQGTTSDAGKSTVVAALCRLLKRQGVAVAPFKPQNMALNSAVTADGGEIGRAQALQAIAAGLAPHTDMNPVLLKPSSDTGAQVIIHGKVRAEMNARDYHQYKTVAMAAVLESHARLLRQYETVIVEGAGSPAEINLRERDIANMGFAEAVDCPVVLVADIDRGGVFAHIVGTLACLSDSERQRIVGFVINRFRGDIKLLEPGLEWLEQQTGKPVLAVLPYLHGLFLDAEDAVQAVQAERGAFRVVVPSTPRMSNHTDFDALRAHPDVDLRFVRAGEPVPPADLIVLPGSKNTRGDLAWLAAQGWPERIARHLRYGGKVIGICGGFQMLGLAVRDPYGVEGAAGESAGLGLLDMVTTLTRDKRLEQVSGHCAFADASVAGYEIHMGVSTGDALDRPVFHIGGRPEGARSFDDQVMGTYLHGLFDTPQACQALLRWAGLDSDQTVDTAALREASLERLADATVPLMERLLSLK
- the cobD gene encoding threonine-phosphate decarboxylase CobD, which gives rise to MPEHGGNLRDAKRLYGRDDWIDLSAGLNPAWYPAPALTDNAWHRLPEPDPALVDAACAYYGAPHMLAVAGTQAAIQALPRLRPPSRVVIAAPSYAEHAHHWALHGHAARQVPYAELADAVDGCEVMVVCNPNNPTGAAVPRAQLLDWADRLARRGGWLVVDEAFADTDGAHSVADRAGHAGLIVLRSVGKFFGLAGVRLGFVAARPDLLAALDELLGPWQVSGPAQQVGKAALLDQAWQRATRATLQRSGQRLHDLLAAHGIEGSGTALFQWWPEARPEQLHDHMARRGIWVRLFRTGPRGIRLGLPPDEAAWTRLATALNEWTRESK
- a CDS encoding universal stress protein — protein: MFKSILLPTDGSELSDKATAIAVEFARVHGARIVGITVIQPFPFAPMTDGAIIPDAEVFETQSNVAARKNVDRIAAAAAAAGIPFEGIVANSHNPYQEIVAAAEKHNCDIILMASHGRKGLNKLFLGSETQKVLAHTQLPVLVLR
- a CDS encoding enoyl-CoA hydratase; the encoded protein is MQYEDLIVEVQGKVAVIRLNRPKALNALNDNMMNELGEALAAFDKDPQIGCIILTGSEKAFAAGADIVAMKDYTYQDTYRDNYITRNWEHILKVRKPVIGAVAGYALGGGCELAMMCDFLIAADTAKFGQPEIKIGVTPGAGATQRLPRTIGKSKAMDLLLTARTIDAAEAERIGIVSRVVPADQLLAQALEAANTIAAMPLSVAMMIKDAVNRAFETTLTEGVNYERRLFHAAFGTPAQREGMSAFLEKRLPKFEGL
- a CDS encoding DHA2 family efflux MFS transporter permease subunit; this translates as MSSPDTVKRYLPWVVATALFMEQLDSTIVNTAIPSMAISLMVTPLSLKAVVTSYILSLAVAIPVSGWMADRYGTRRVFMTAIGIFTVASVLCGLSVNSPMLVAARLLQGFGAAMMMPVGRLTIVRTFPKAELLTAMNFVIIPALIGPLLGPTVGGLIVHWLSWREIFFINVPVGLAAIWLAHRHMPDYHGDGPRPLDVMGLILFGTGVALLSWLLEVFGEHKLDVTSAAVLFFIAGSLLAAYAWHAGREEHPLLRLSLFRIRTFRISVLGGFFTRLGVGGLPFLLPLLYQVGMGLPAWQSGLLMMPAAAAAMGMKFISVRLLKRFGYRQVLVVNTVLIGVTIAMFSFVQLGTPIYAIVAISLCQGFFNSLQFSSMNSIAYADVEQRDSSMASTMASSMQQLSMSFGLACGSLITGWYLGDLPQTDRVVLTSALHQAFLTLAGLTIVSSLTFWTLKREDGASISQGSPAPTTPAATTERKFP
- a CDS encoding cobalamin-binding protein gives rise to the protein MNKLILAGLLAPLVAQAAITVRDDDGQLVTLARPAQRVISMAPHVTELLFAAGGGERIVGAVDFSDYPEAAKAIPRVGSNREVDLERIIALKPDLIVVWRHGSSERQIDMLRKLNVPLYHSEPKKLDAIADNVANMGKLLGTEKTADATAQDLRRQLTALRARYAGRPPVRTFYQVWDKPLYTLNGAHIVSDALKVCGGENIFASQKVTAPVVSIEAVLQADPEAVFSTAEKEQGGAGMWRQYPNMKATRQGNLFTIDGHLVNRAGPRMVQGTVSLCEALETARQRRKH